A stretch of the Photobacterium toruni genome encodes the following:
- the msbA gene encoding lipid A ABC transporter ATP-binding protein/permease MsbA: protein MTQLTEKSTKDTYKRLWPYIKIYKAGIIVAVIALIINAAGDTLMLSMIKPLLDKSFGGFDSMDSGFLAMMPIYLVGLMIMRGASGFVSTYCLSWVSGNVVMNLRRQLFQHFMKMPVAFFDKEASGALLSRITYDSEQVASATSSALVSIVREGASIIGLMVLMFWNSWQLSAILIVIAPVVAISISIVSKRFRKISRSMQDAMGSVTSSAEQMLKGHKVVLSYGGQDVEKERFDYVSNLMRRQSMKLVSAQAIANPIIQIIASIALVVVLILANTPSLRETLTPGTFAVVFGAMFGLMRPLKSLTNVTSQFQRGMAACHTLFDLMDLETEKDNGKHEVERVNGDVSVKDVTFTYPTKDTPALRNVSFELPAGKTVALVGRSGSGKSTIANLLTRFYDIDSGDLRLDNVDLQDYTLSNLRSQVAVVSQSVHLFNDTIANNIAYASGETYTRADIERVAELAYAMDFIKDMEHGLDTVIGENGVSLSGGQRQRLAIARALLRNAPVLVLDEATSALDTESERAIQRALDELQKNRTVLVIAHRLSTIEKADQILVVDDGEIIERGTHGELISHNGAYAQLHRIQFGD, encoded by the coding sequence ATGACGCAATTAACAGAAAAATCGACCAAAGATACTTATAAAAGACTGTGGCCTTATATCAAGATCTATAAAGCGGGCATTATTGTCGCTGTTATTGCGCTGATCATAAATGCGGCAGGTGATACCTTAATGCTATCAATGATCAAACCATTACTTGATAAAAGTTTTGGTGGTTTTGATAGCATGGATTCGGGTTTTCTTGCCATGATGCCAATTTATCTTGTTGGCTTAATGATCATGCGTGGCGCGAGTGGCTTTGTATCAACCTACTGTTTATCTTGGGTATCTGGTAACGTCGTAATGAATCTTCGTCGCCAACTATTCCAGCACTTTATGAAAATGCCCGTTGCGTTTTTTGATAAAGAAGCATCCGGTGCACTATTGTCACGCATTACTTATGACTCAGAACAAGTAGCTTCTGCGACCAGTAGTGCTTTGGTGAGTATTGTGCGTGAAGGGGCATCGATTATTGGCTTAATGGTATTAATGTTTTGGAATAGTTGGCAGCTATCCGCGATTTTGATTGTTATCGCCCCCGTTGTTGCTATTAGCATTAGTATTGTTTCAAAACGATTCCGTAAAATCTCACGTAGTATGCAAGATGCGATGGGTTCAGTAACCTCATCAGCAGAGCAAATGCTAAAAGGGCATAAAGTTGTATTAAGTTATGGTGGTCAAGATGTTGAGAAGGAACGTTTTGATTATGTAAGTAATTTAATGCGCCGCCAATCGATGAAGTTAGTATCAGCGCAGGCGATAGCTAACCCGATTATTCAAATTATTGCTTCAATTGCATTAGTTGTAGTACTGATTTTAGCTAACACGCCATCATTACGAGAAACATTAACACCGGGTACCTTTGCGGTAGTATTTGGTGCGATGTTTGGCTTGATGCGTCCATTAAAATCGTTAACCAATGTGACTTCTCAGTTTCAGCGTGGTATGGCTGCATGTCATACATTGTTTGATTTGATGGATCTAGAAACTGAAAAAGATAACGGCAAGCATGAAGTTGAGCGTGTTAACGGTGATGTATCTGTCAAGGATGTCACTTTTACTTACCCAACAAAAGATACGCCAGCATTACGTAATGTTAGCTTTGAACTTCCTGCCGGTAAAACAGTGGCGCTTGTGGGGCGCTCAGGCTCTGGTAAGAGTACCATTGCTAACTTATTGACCCGTTTCTATGATATCGACTCCGGTGACTTACGCTTAGATAATGTTGATCTTCAAGATTATACTTTATCAAACCTACGTTCTCAGGTTGCGGTAGTATCGCAAAGTGTGCATTTATTTAATGACACTATTGCTAATAATATCGCTTATGCTAGCGGTGAAACATATACTCGCGCTGATATTGAACGAGTGGCAGAGCTTGCTTATGCGATGGACTTTATTAAAGACATGGAGCACGGATTAGATACTGTTATTGGTGAAAATGGTGTGAGCTTATCTGGTGGTCAACGTCAGCGACTTGCTATTGCTCGTGCATTATTACGTAATGCACCAGTGCTGGTACTTGATGAAGCAACATCGGCATTAGATACCGAATCTGAACGTGCCATTCAACGTGCATTAGATGAGTTGCAAAAAAATCGTACTGTATTAGTGATTGCTCACCGTTTATCAACAATTGAAAAAGCCGATCAGATTCTAGTGGTTGATGATGGCGAGATTATTGAACGTGGCACTCATGGTGAATTAATTAGCCATAATGGTGCTTATGCGCAACTTCATCGTATTCAATTTGGTGATTAA
- a CDS encoding DNA internalization-related competence protein ComEC/Rec2: MVQIFIASISGYLSLHLFNTLPPYWCLLLIIVFGAIMFMVYRSVIFICFSLAIFWAVFDANQYINNIDSIPINSFNTTIDVSISTLFNENIPSENFEAKVLNLHSPNVDFVSPLHLMVFWKDAPILKQGQIWRLPVRLSRIVGRVNQAGFDREQHALSRSLHGRAVVISGDKLPMRLSSSVSFRQKWLDNVTPLLKSLRYQSYLTALTFGLRDGLETQDWIDLRDSGLAHLLAISGLHIGLAMLIGWWLGYLLRLCLPQTVYWLWLPLLLGLLFAFGYAWLAGFSLPTIRALLMCLIVGVLRITAIYWRPWQILLVTLGLCLFWDPFVSYSAGFWLSFSAVIIFLVMFIIENSPTMITLSWQQRWYQRIKSLFKVQGYLLLLMLPIQWWWFGGFSLAAPFTNLIAVPWVSFVTVPFVLMGVITVWWPWLSSLFWLLADFSLIPILNIAAWSNGAWMMLPASMTLLLVVIAMITVVWPLLPLKYFCWFYISIIFIVFSLWWESRNNNQPQWTMTVLDVGHGLAILIEKQQQVFIYDTGNAWEEKSVAQSVIEPVLAHKGITQVDGLILSHADNDHAGGSDYLIQRYQPPNKYSSDQRHGFSACIMGQRWQWQGLEFSVKWPPRMMPRAMNSDSCVIHIQAVGGSGPSVLLTGDIDAKSELVMLMQTQDWQADIMVVPHHGSSTSSTQTLLDAVQPSLAVVSIGYFNPWGLPSAAIKQRYQANNIDWISTQDSGQVSVTMLENNYSVKQQRYHYSQAWYRPNWLAKE, encoded by the coding sequence ATGGTTCAAATATTTATAGCAAGTATTAGCGGCTATCTGTCGTTACATTTATTCAACACATTACCACCATATTGGTGTTTACTATTAATAATAGTTTTTGGTGCCATTATGTTTATGGTGTACCGAAGCGTTATTTTTATTTGCTTTTCACTTGCTATATTCTGGGCTGTTTTTGATGCTAATCAATATATTAACAATATTGATAGTATCCCAATAAACAGTTTTAATACTACCATAGATGTAAGCATTAGTACGCTTTTTAATGAAAATATACCCTCTGAGAATTTTGAGGCGAAAGTGCTAAATTTACATTCGCCAAATGTTGATTTTGTATCGCCATTGCACTTAATGGTTTTTTGGAAAGACGCGCCAATATTAAAACAAGGACAAATATGGCGTTTACCTGTTAGGTTGAGTCGTATTGTTGGGCGTGTGAATCAAGCCGGTTTTGATCGAGAGCAACATGCATTAAGTCGTAGTCTTCATGGGCGTGCTGTGGTTATTAGCGGCGATAAGTTACCAATGCGATTATCTTCTTCAGTATCTTTTCGCCAAAAATGGTTAGATAACGTAACTCCTTTATTAAAGAGCCTGCGCTATCAAAGCTATTTAACAGCTTTAACATTTGGTTTAAGAGATGGGCTTGAAACTCAAGATTGGATTGATTTACGTGATAGTGGATTAGCGCACTTATTAGCAATTTCAGGGCTACATATTGGACTTGCAATGTTAATCGGGTGGTGGCTTGGTTATCTTTTACGATTATGCTTACCACAAACGGTTTACTGGTTATGGTTACCTTTACTTTTAGGGCTGTTATTTGCTTTTGGGTATGCATGGTTAGCGGGTTTTAGTTTACCGACAATTCGAGCATTATTAATGTGTTTAATCGTTGGAGTATTACGTATCACGGCGATTTATTGGCGACCTTGGCAAATATTATTAGTTACGTTAGGTTTATGTTTGTTTTGGGACCCTTTTGTCAGTTATAGCGCTGGATTTTGGTTGTCATTCAGTGCGGTTATTATTTTTTTAGTTATGTTTATCATTGAAAACTCACCGACCATGATCACGTTATCTTGGCAACAACGATGGTATCAACGCATAAAGTCTTTATTCAAGGTGCAGGGATATTTATTATTGTTAATGCTACCCATTCAGTGGTGGTGGTTTGGTGGCTTTTCTCTTGCTGCACCATTTACTAATTTAATTGCGGTCCCTTGGGTTAGTTTTGTAACTGTTCCTTTTGTTTTGATGGGTGTAATAACCGTATGGTGGCCATGGTTATCGTCACTATTTTGGTTATTGGCCGATTTCTCATTAATACCTATTTTAAATATTGCGGCATGGAGTAATGGTGCATGGATGATGTTACCTGCATCAATGACATTATTATTGGTAGTCATTGCAATGATTACTGTTGTATGGCCATTATTACCATTGAAGTATTTTTGTTGGTTTTATATCAGTATTATTTTTATTGTGTTTAGTTTGTGGTGGGAGAGTCGAAATAATAACCAACCACAATGGACGATGACTGTATTAGATGTTGGGCATGGATTAGCAATATTAATAGAAAAGCAACAACAGGTTTTTATTTATGATACTGGTAATGCTTGGGAAGAAAAGAGTGTTGCACAGTCTGTCATTGAACCCGTATTAGCTCATAAAGGAATAACGCAGGTTGATGGGCTCATTTTGAGTCATGCTGATAATGATCATGCTGGCGGTAGTGATTATCTTATACAACGTTATCAACCACCGAATAAATACAGTAGCGATCAACGCCATGGTTTTTCTGCTTGTATTATGGGGCAACGATGGCAATGGCAGGGACTTGAGTTTTCAGTTAAATGGCCACCAAGAATGATGCCACGCGCAATGAATTCAGATTCTTGTGTTATTCATATTCAAGCGGTAGGTGGCAGTGGTCCAAGTGTATTATTAACTGGAGATATTGATGCAAAATCTGAGCTTGTGATGTTAATGCAAACTCAGGATTGGCAGGCTGATATTATGGTTGTGCCACACCATGGTAGCAGTACTTCTTCAACACAAACTTTACTTGATGCGGTTCAACCATCATTAGCTGTGGTATCAATTGGCTACTTTAATCCTTGGGGATTACCATCAGCGGCGATTAAACAGCGTTACCAAGCCAATAATATAGATTGGATTAGTACTCAAGATAGTGGCCAAGTATCCGTAACAATGCTTGAGAATAACTATAGCGTTAAACAACAACGTTATCATTATTCTCAAGCATGGTATCGACCTAATTGGTTAGCCAAAGAGTAA
- a CDS encoding DUF2062 domain-containing protein: MPRHFIKKFLPSHEVIKRQKALKIFGNLLYNPNLWCLNRRSASGAFAVGLFMAFVPLPSQMLMAAGLAIMFGVNLPLSVALVWVSNPVTMPVLFYGAYKLGAWVLHSPDVGFHFELTWDFLLNQMSQIGPPFLLGCFICSVLSASIGYFGIRWLWRYSVVRSWNRRKFRIPKTR, from the coding sequence ATGCCAAGACATTTTATTAAAAAATTTTTGCCTAGCCATGAAGTAATTAAACGCCAAAAAGCGTTAAAGATATTTGGCAATCTACTTTATAACCCTAACTTATGGTGTTTAAACCGTCGTTCAGCGTCTGGTGCATTTGCGGTTGGGTTGTTTATGGCTTTTGTTCCACTTCCAAGTCAAATGTTAATGGCTGCAGGTCTTGCTATTATGTTTGGCGTAAATTTACCGTTATCCGTCGCACTAGTGTGGGTAAGTAACCCCGTCACAATGCCGGTGCTGTTTTATGGTGCTTATAAACTAGGTGCTTGGGTACTGCATAGTCCTGATGTTGGTTTCCACTTTGAGTTAACATGGGATTTCCTTTTAAATCAGATGAGCCAAATCGGTCCACCGTTCTTATTGGGTTGTTTTATCTGCAGTGTTTTGAGTGCATCTATCGGCTATTTTGGGATTCGATGGCTATGGCGCTATTCCGTAGTACGTAGTTGGAATCGACGTAAATTCCGTATTCCTAAAACGCGTTAA